Proteins found in one Quercus robur chromosome 2, dhQueRobu3.1, whole genome shotgun sequence genomic segment:
- the LOC126710081 gene encoding cyclin-D3-1-like: MAHFHLHQQQQYEESNAQIEENTTLLLDALYCSEEHWEEDEQEEVEDNYHCNSYNKPNPFPVLLEQDLYWDDEELISLFSKEQKNEVFESLNTDPYLAGARREAVDWILRVVEHYSFSALTAVLAVNYFDRFLFGFQFQQGKPWMTQLAAVACLSLAAKVEETQVPLLLDLQVDLSTYVFEAKTIKRMEILVLSTLQWKMNPVTPLSFLDYITRRLGLKNHLCWEFLRRCECILLCVLSDSRFMSYLPSVVATATMLHVVNTVEPCLIVQYQNQLLGILGIDKQDKVDECCKLILELASRGNGNPSNKRKFGSLPSSPKGVMDVSFSSDSSNDSWAVAASSVSSSPEPLSKKSRAQDQLLQPLNHPSSDILSIPR; encoded by the exons ATGGCTCATTTTCATCTTCATCAACAACAGCAATATGAAGAATCAAATGCACAGATAGAGGAAAACACAACTCTTTTATTGGACGCTCTTTATTGCTCAGAAGAGCACTGGGAGGAAGATGAACAAGAAGAAGTTGAAGATAACTATCATTGCAATAGCTATAATAAGCCAAACCCTTTTCCTGTTTTGCTAGAACAAGACCTTTATTGGGATGATGAGGAGCTAATCTCTTTGTtctcaaaagaacaaaaaaatgaagTCTTTGAAAGTCTCAACACTGATCCATATCTAGCTGGGGCAAGAAGAGAGGCTGTGGATTGGATTTTAAGGGTCGTTGAGCATTACTCTTTCTCTGCTCTCACAGCTGTTCTTGCTGTCAATTACTTTGATAGGTTCCTATTCGGCTTCCAATTTCAGCAAGGGAAGCCATGGATGACTCAGCTCGCTGCTGTGGCTTGTCTATCTCTTGCTGCCAAAGTGGAAGAGACCCAAGTGCCTCTTTTGCTTGACCTGCAG gTGGATTTGAGTACGTATGTATTTGAGGCCAAAACGATTAAGAGAATGGAGATTTTAGTGCTCTCAACGCTTCAATGGAAAATGAATCCTGTAACCccactttcttttcttgattataTCACAAGGAGGCTTGGTTTAAAGAACCATCTTTGTTGGGAATTTCTAAGGAGGTGTGAGTGCATTCTTCTCTGTGTCCTTTCAG ATTCTAGGTTCATGTCTTATCTCCCATCTGTTGTGGCCACTGCTACAATGCTGCACGTTGTTAATACTGTAGAGCCTTGTCTTATTGTTCAATACCAAAACCAGCTATTGGGTATTCTCGGAATCGATAAG CAAGACAAAGTAGATGAGTGCTGCAAGCTCATCTTGGAATTGGCTTCAAGAGGCAATGGCAATCCGTCCAACAAGCGCAAGTTTGGCTCTTTACCAAGCAGTCCAAAGGGTGTAATGGACGTGTCATTTAGCTCTGATAGCTCAAATGATTCATGGGCTGTGGCAGCTTCATCAGTCTCTTCCTCACCTGAGCCTTTGTCCAAGAAGAGCAGGGCTCAAGACCAGCTTTTACAGCCACTCAACCATCCAAGTTCAGATATTCTCAGCATTCCTCGTTAG